GCAGAGCATCTTTGATGGCGACCTAACAACTGGCTGGGCCGGAATCATAGAATACATGTCGCCAGAGGTGAGATATGCAATTACAGATTATTTACAATAAAAGCAAGTATAGGAGGGTAACAGAATAGAATACAAATTCAAGTTGATGTCTTTCAAAGACATAGAGGTTCCTCTGTTGGACAAATAATGAAGGAGTAGTACATGGGGAGGGGGTGTTAGACAccttgaggcacatttatcaagggtcgcatttcgagggttaataaaccctcaaattcgaccctcgaagttaatccttcgaatttgaatatcgaattcgaaggatttagcacaaatccttcgatcgaatgataaaatccttcgaatcgaacgattctaagcgatcgatcgaaggatttttattagatcaaaaaaatgttcgaaaagtgctggggaaggtccccataggccaacattacacctcggtaggtttaaagtggcgaagtatctagtctaagtattttttaaagagacagtacttcgactatcgaatggtcgaatagtcgaacgatttttactttgaatcattcgattcgaacgaatttcacccattcgatggttgaagtaaccaaaaaaatactttgaaattcaaattttttatcattcgaatccttcactcgagcttagtaaatgtgccccttactgtttgaAAGAAACTGCAGAGTTCATTCTTTATAGATTCCAGGCTGCCAGCTTACATATATATTTCCCAAGGCTCTATTGTGGCTTCTTCAGATTCCTAGACTTGAGCATGCATACAATAGTTACGTTTTCTGATTTTACCAAACTGTGTATTCGCAAAGCAGGCTAAGGAAGTTCTAAGAAGATGGCGGTGGGACATTTTCAAAGAAAGATCCACAGATCCCCAAAGTGTATTATTATTTACTTGCCATTaacagccacattcatttttatatattttatatgtatctatgaatatatatcaatataccaagagtaaatgtactgtaagtacttGTAGCTAATAGGCCAGTGAACAGAATCAATATACCAAgagtaaatgtactgtaagtacttGTAGCTAATAGGCCAGTGAACAGAATCAGTTTAACTGCATCATAAACATTTCTATAACTCACTCACAGAGCTTTAGTGCCACTCACATTTTGCCAGACAACATCCATATTTGCTGACACAGTTTCTATTACCTGTGGCTGAGTTATACCCATACAGCATGGGCATGGCTCTGGCAAATGTGACAATTCTGATCCACACTAGAGAAGCTAACTGGTCACATGCATTACTCACTGCACTCCATATGCTTAATGGGCAGCTGAATCCATTAAACTCTGTTGCCAATATTATCCCAGCAGACATAATTAAAAGGTGACATTTCGAACTtggtaagtgattttttttcttttcagattctAAAGAGAAAAGCATACAATGCAACAGTAGACTGGTGGTTGTTTGGCGTCACCATCTGTGAAATGGCCACTGGTATGTCACCCTTCAACAACAGTGACACCAAGGAGCTTATTAATTCCATCAAATTCTGTGATCCAGAGCTACTTGATTGGCTGGATGAAGATCTAAAACATCTTCTGGGACAGGTGAATAGTGACAGAAGGATAGAAGTATTGCctcattcaaaaaactatatttatGCTCTATTACCGCTCAATTGCTGGTTGGGAAATACAAATCAGAAATGCTAAGTGCCCTGGGTGAATAGCATTGACTAATGAAATATGTGAATCATAAAGCAGTGGATTTTCCCCCCAtactctctctatctatctatctatccatctatctatctaatcccGACCCTTATCTGAAAACTATAAACtcgaaaatgttttttgttttttctgtgttatataacagtactttgtactggatggtaactaagctacagaatccatattggtggcaaaacaatcctattgggtatggGGACTTAAGGTAtagacatccaaattatggaaagattccttatctggaaaaccccacatcCCATGTCAGATATTAGATGTGCCTTAACAAAATGTTAATACATTATCTCTCACTTTAATCTATAAAACAGGGTTAAAGTAACACTGAAAAAGAAGGTAtcaaactccattttatctgaaaTAACTTTTAATTGACCATTTGTAAGAAATGGCGAACTCCTCTTTAGATAATCACAGGGGAGGTCATGCTGAAGGTGGCTGTGGCCACGGTCCGGAGGGGGATTTGCGGCATTTGCGGCAGGGTCGGGGCTTGGGAGGgtcctgagacagcagccccagtgggccccccagtATAACcctagatgttgctctcagtggcctcacttctttttgaattccaggctttgaggaaagtattgtttacataaaaaccaagtgtacttccaaacctcctgtaggctgccagtccacatagggcctaccactCACAGCACTTCTTTGTAATcacacatttgaatgtggtttacaAGTAAAAATGGTTggtgacccctgatctagagggaCATGTAGAGAAACATGGGGGGAAAACAAAGTGAATAACgttagcgtaaattcgccagcgtgatgtcatttcgggacttcactTTACTTACAGGAGCAGGCATAcatttgctagtgaaggagatagattctatcgctacttcgcactctaaggccaggcgaattttcaatcTGGCGACTGGACGTAATtatgcaaattcattaagatgcagattttaatgaacgttacctcttgcgccagacttgccttctccacttcagaccaggcaaagtgcaatagagtagataggagtcccaaaaaacactggtgacttttcactttttcagggtgataggctgcaaaagatctaaaaaatttttttagggtacccgactacatttccttacatatgacacataaactatacactgggcacatgtgtagggcaatataacaactctattttctttattaaggttccctgggcttgtgtagtataatgtatttgctgcaacatatacgtccatagaactttaacttcccgccatatgcaaattagccaacgttagcgcaccttcactttgcttgccgaagtaatgctagcaaaacttcgccaccgttcggcgccctggatgcaactttgcattttagtgaattagcgttgtcctggcaaattttcgcctggtgaagtgtggtgatgtgagcaaagccgttgctggtgaatttctggaggttaatgaatttgccccttggagtcacAGAACCAAAGGTTAACACTGTGTcatctacatatttatcttttgaaGGACCccttattgtattgtttattggaACTCTaggtaataaattaaaatagggAGTGGGATGTGACTGACCTTGTAATAATTCCTGTAATGATGCTATTTCATTTTCTTACCCTGCACTTTGGGGTATGTAAATATCCTAATATGGGGTAAATCCATTTCATGCCAGTGAATTGACAGTGACAATGACAGTAAATGCTTATAAAAGCCAATGTGAATGGACTTATATATTAAACAGCTCCGAATCAGATTCTTGAATCTAGACACAGACTGGACAAATGGAATGAAGTATAGGAAAGCCGATAAACGAATATAATGGCTAGGGGTTGCTATCTGCACTTCCTAATCTTATGGATATACTGTAGACTTGCTGAATAAGAGTACACTGTAACTATAACTGACTGAACCTGGCTCTGCACTGCAATGTTATCTTACAGCCTGTGCCcaggtgatgatgtcatcaggTGGCACCTTCCACTAAGCAAGAGACCTCAACCGTTATGACAGTTGGTGTGACAGCGTCAGagagagaagaagcagaagagagAGCTCCAGTGGATTTCAAGAGAATATGAAGAGAATACATTCTAATTCCATCGATTCGGATCCCCCACCTTCAAaggagaagaagagaagagaagaCCATGAAGAAGAGCAAGAAGAAAGCCAGAAAGAGAAGATAGAGAGCAGTTTGGAGGAACAGCTATCAGAGAAGGGCTGCAGGGAGGAGAGCATACCCTCTGGTTTCAAAGATTCTGACCCCCagccctcaaaggtgaagaaaagaaaagaagaccatgaagaagagggagaagaaaaccagaaggagaggagagagagCAGTTTGGAGAAACAGCTGCCAGAGAAGGGCTGCAGGGAGGAGAGCATACCCTCTGGTTTCAAAGATTCAGACCCCCagccctcaaaggtgaagaaaagaagaaaagaacatgaagaagagggagaagaaaaccagaaggagaagagagagagcagCTTGGAGAAACAGCTGCCAGGTAAGGGCTGCAGGGAGGAAAGCATACTTTCTGGTCTCAAAGATTCAGATCCGCAGTcctcaaaggtgaagaaaagTGAAgaccacgaagaagaggaaggaaaaaaacagaagaagaagagagagaggagtGTAGATGACCATCTGCAAGTTGAGTGCTACAGGGAGAAGAAACGGAGAAGGCAGGAGACTGATGAAGGTAaagaaaaatcacttaaaaatgcctAAATAGCAAAAATGAGTAGGTCACATGATTGCCAACTGCCTCTAATTTACTGGTGCAATCACTGTTTAGGACCCAGATACTGACATAAGTGTAacataaaatcaaatatatagaTTGAGGGCCCTCTTTACTCATATTGGTATTTGCTTGTTTCTGTAGGATTTttggtactgtatgtgtattatatacactggTTTATTGTAAAGCATTGTGACatttgttggtgttttataaatacatgttggtcATAATAACTAATTATAAAGGCAACAGTCAAAGGGAATCAAACAGCAAGCAGCTTGGAGCTGTGTATTTGAACTTGAAATTAAATATCTGATTGATTCCTATGGGTAATTGCTCtgatgcaatttagcacctacagTATGTTCTATATGAAAAAAACGTTCCCTAGGTGCAAGGACCCATTAtagccaatgagatgtttgccttTGACCAGTAAATACTTTCTGTTGATTGGTTGGTATCAGTGACTAGACATGTACCAGTTTTGCAGTATTTACTACTTAATCCTATAGGgtagattttttaaattctaaattgcACCAGTTGCGATACCCACTAATAAAAGcagtgctttcattttctaatatttgCTAACTAGTAGTCAATTGTTTAAAGCTAAtagctaattggttgctactggcaactgtaatttagcacctatgttaattCATGAGCTTTTTATAAATCTCCTCTGCTTTCCATCCTATAAAATTTGGGGGATCTGCCTGCATTGGGTCTTTAAACATCTGCAGAAAGTGGATCTTATTTTAGATATAGTTTGTAATATGTATGCGCTAATGCAGAACACATGGACCCTGGAATAATGCACATGGATCATCAAAGACATGATAAAATCTGTGACTTTGGCCTAGCATCTTTGATGATGACCTATCAACTGGCTGGGCCGGAACCATGCAATGGCCACAATTTgtcttttaaccatttgaaaatgttctcctgtgcTGTTTGTGAAAGAAGAGTTACAGTTTTACAGTGCATTAAGTGCAGTACATGGGAGCATCAAAATTCATTATTAGCTATTGAACTATTAACTATGGGAGCTCTTcattaactattattattcaaTAAGgtgcaaataacatttattttcctttctaggAGAAGCTGGACCTGTGAGTGCAGAAGCTCAACCTTCAAGGCTGAACCCGCTCAGTATCTCCAGTTACAACTTCTACTCTAAGTTGGGAGCAGGAGGATATGGCAAAGTAAGTGATTGGTTTccattaaacacaatttttttgtagggtTTAAATcctaaaggggttatgtaattaaaggcactaagtttgcccaggggcagtaacctatagcaaccaatcagcaggtagaatttcctggtcacatgtttaaaagcaaacatcttattggttgctactggttactgctcctgggcaaacttagtgccttttattacatgtggggatTTATGTGgtagaaagcaaaaaaatgttgtgcgctggggaaaatttccattttagcagggccagatttacacagcGGGCACCCCATGGCCCGCTATCATTTGTCGCCACCGTCCCCTCCCTtgtattcgctcaaattttcatcaccgGGACCAGAATAATGAGGATTgccgcacgggaaattaaaaaaactattgtatctcctgagcatccccagtgtttctgaaccaatctgggtgtggttgggcagcatgctgccccctaaaatcctgccgccctaggcccgggccttggtggcctcaccacaaatccgggcctgcatcttTGTGCTTAAAATACACAGTAATAACTTTTTTCGTGCTTTTTTAGGTAATGCTGGCTTCGTTAGGAGACAGGAGGCCATATGTGGCTGTAAAATCTGTCGGCAAACGAGAGCTCCCAGATTACAGCAGCCTTCTCTCAGAGTCTCAAGTGCTGAACATCGGCAGACACAGCCCATTTCTTTGCCAAGGCTTTGCCGCTTTTCAAACCCAGGTACAACATTGACTCCATATTGCCATTTAGTTTGTAATACTGTTCCTCTGTATCCCCTAGATGATGGCTTTAGTCATACATCTGATCCCCTTACATAATgtcccatatattatatatattataaccattaccagggcagccatcagggggggacaggggggagagttgtagggggccccgagggtaagggggccctgccacaccacacttacttgattatctgggccccccatctttctgagagctgctgacttctggaaggcatggatgtttaaggggccctggccaccaattttcttataatgtgggggggggccctggccactaattttggccaccaattatttttctcatgtggggtcctagccaccaatattttttaatggggggagccctagccacaaatgtttttttatggggggccctgaccaccaatatctttttattaacatgtgggaaccctagccaccaatattttttttgtttttttactgtgtggtggggggcggaactgtaggtggggcttgcagtgggtgcagcccagggaattttgtcgtatggggccctgcgatttctgatggcggtcctgaccaTTACAAATGACATGACACATATAATAACCAAACTGATTATATAGTATAGTTCCATACACATAATATAATGCCTCCTTGCCTTGTACACCCCTTACATGTTCATGCAGGATTTATATATCCAGTACTGCATTCTGCCTGCAGGGTTTAATAACAACATGCAGGATATCCTCAAACTACCCACAATATTAATGATCTAATGCCATATATTCACATTTCATATGTTGTTCTTATTGTGCAGCAAGtacaaaaacagatattttggcCCACCTTATTTggctttatattaaaggggttgtttcacctttaaattaactttcttatgatgtagagaatgatattctgagacaatttgcaattggttttcatttgtggtttttgagttcttcagctctttatttagctgctctccaatttgcaatttcagcaatctcgttgctagggtccaaagtaccctagcaaccatgcactgatttgaataagagacaggaatatgaataggagagggcatgaatagatgAGTAatgacaagtagcaataacaataaatgtgtagctttacagagcatttgattttagatggggtcagtgacccccatttgaaagctggaaagggtcagaagaaaaaggcaaataactaaaaaagtaaaacatataaataatgaagaccaattgctaatATACAATATACTAAATTTACctcaatggtgaaccacccctttaatgtaattaataaaatatgtactACCCTATGTTGTTGTAAGTGTTTCCTTCTCTCCTTCACTCTTTCCATTTGTCTTTGTAACCAGTGGCATGCCTTCTTTGTAATGGAGTACCTGAGTGGGGGAAGCCTTGAGGATGAGCTGAAGCGACACGGGACGCTGCCCATAGAGAGAGTACGGTAAGTATTACATGGCACTAGTACAATATGACTTATAGATAGCTTTataccatttgtgcctataagaaGGTGTATAAAATGTGTACACTTCTGCACTAGGGAGCATCatagtcaaatttaaaaatttttttctcattttcttaaaAGAAAGCTAATGAATTCCAGTTAATTTAACCATTATTTCCCTGTTTAAAAGGTTCCATTCTGCGGAGATGATTTGCGGCCTACAATACCTGCACGGCCTCGGGATTATCCATCGGTCAGTATAAATGTCTTCATTTCTGTAACATTCTACAGCAGAGGCCGCACACAGGTTGCTCTGCAAATCAGCAGccttcatctttttttatttctccttttatcTTTATATTACAGAGACATCAAACCCATGAATGTTCTATTGGACCATCAAGGACACGTTAAAATCTGTGACTTTGGCCTGGCAAAGCAAAGCATCTTTGATGGTGACCTAACAACTGGCCGGGCCGGAACCATAGAATACATGGCGCCAGAGGTGAGATATGCAATTAGAGATTATTTACATGGgtatttattttctgtctgtGAATATACCTTCATGTGAGTGCTTTCACATGCTGTATTTATTACAGACATATAAAATAGCCATGCTAAACAGCACATCAATATACCAAGagtaaatatactgtagttactggTAGCTAATAGGCCTGTGGAGAGAACCAGCTTaacagcataacatttttttacttatatgacaaacatttgtattactttctCATCTTTACATAGAGCTTTGGTGTCACTCACATATTGCCAGGCATCATCCATATTTGCTGACATGGTTTCTATTACCTGTGACTGAGCTATAcacatcagggccggatttggaTAGGGGGCGCCCCTATCTGTGGGCCAACCGTGCAGTCCTAGCACCCACCTCCCACACCGCAGTAAGCACACATGTCAGAGCACTGGTGCTCCCCTAataatttgccgccctaggcccgggccttggtggcctcaccacaaatccgggccttatACCCATACAGC
This sequence is a window from Xenopus laevis strain J_2021 chromosome 7S, Xenopus_laevis_v10.1, whole genome shotgun sequence. Protein-coding genes within it:
- the LOC121396400 gene encoding protein kinase 2-like translates to MIVGCKNFSACCMKARSSLAIPASNIGSTFTWDSIFQGMRLLGNIRPRIMRGSHSFGTSHRQLTLNILLDHQGHVKICDFSLVKQSIFDGDLTTGWAGIIEYMSPEILKRKAYNATVDWWLFGVTICEMATGMSPFNNSDTKELINSIKFCDPELLDWLDEDLKHLLGQVNTRDLNRYDSWCDSVRERRSRRESSSGFQENMKRIHSNSIDSDPPPSKEKKRREDHEEEQEESQKEKIESSLEEQLSEKGCREESIPSGFKDSDPQPSKVKKRKEDHEEEGEENQKERRESSLEKQLPEKGCREESIPSGFKDSDPQPSKVKKRRKEHEEEGEENQKEKRESSLEKQLPGKGCREESILSGLKDSDPQSSKVKKSEDHEEEEGKKQKKKRERSVDDHLQVECYREKKRRRQETDEGEAGPVSAEAQPSRLNPLSISSYNFYSKLGAGGYGKVMLASLGDRRPYVAVKSVGKRELPDYSSLLSESQVLNIGRHSPFLCQGFAAFQTQWHAFFVMEYLSGGSLEDELKRHGTLPIERVRFHSAEMICGLQYLHGLGIIHRDIKPMNVLLDHQGHVKICDFGLAKQSIFDGDLTTGRAGTIEYMAPEMLNRKTYNAAVDWWSFGITICKITTGMSPFHNSGNMDQLISSIKNHEPNIPDWLDEDLKHLLGQLLEKNRKQRLGVRGNIRCHPFYKAIDWVALEEEGLQPPYQPRTPPPDLFQPCKEKLSFLEYKEDEGTSGGSDTIPGFSFQSSTWLT